The Rhineura floridana isolate rRhiFlo1 chromosome 8, rRhiFlo1.hap2, whole genome shotgun sequence genome includes a region encoding these proteins:
- the A4GALT gene encoding lactosylceramide 4-alpha-galactosyltransferase, translated as MWKVPACLLKLTRIASNHKLWAVFIIIFKFMFFISIMIYWRITQDAQDKGQHYRLPTEVNCPPLPPIPLSKWPPPLPKDIHFIETSERTNPNFLFMCSVESAARVHPESRVIVLMKGLASHNKTLPKHMGIFLLSCFPNIEIKPLDLIALFSNTPLANWYSLGQRKWEPYFFPILSDACRIAIMWKFGGIYLDTDFIVLKNLNNLTNVLGTQSKYILNGAFLSFEPKHKFIELCMQDYVANYNPWIWGHQGPQLLTRVFKRWCSILSLKSRKSCNGVTTLPREAFYPIPWQDWRKYFEVVNTSELPKLFKNTYAVHVWNKKSQGTQFEITSKALLAQLHSQYCPSTYKLMKTYL; from the coding sequence ATGTGGAAGGTGCCTGCTTGCCTGCTGAAATTAACCAGGATTGCTTCGAACCACAAACTCTGGGCTGTGTTCATCATCATCTTTAAGTTCATGTTCTTCATCTCCATCATGATCTACTGGAGAATCACCCAGGATGCCCAAGACAAAGGACAGCACTACCGTCTCCCTACAGAGGTTAATTGTCCTCCGCTTCCTCCCATTCCTTTATCCAAATGGCCTCCTCCGTTGCCCAAGGACATACACTTTATAGAAACATCGGAACGAACCAATCCAAACTTTCTGTTTATGTGTTCTGTTGAATCAGCAGCCAGGGTTCACCCAGAGTCCAGAGTCATTGTTCTTATGAAGGGCTTGGCAAGCCACAATAAGACTTTGCCAAAACATATGGGCATCTTCCTGCTTAGCTGTTTCCCTAACATTGAAATCAAACCTTTGGACCTGATAGCCCTTTTCTCTAATACTCCCCTAGCTAACTGGTATTCACTGGGTCAGAGGAAGTGGGAACCTTATTTCTTTCCCATCCTTTCTGATGCCTGCCGTATTGCCATCATGTGGAAATTTGGTGGCATCTACTTAGACACAGACTTCATAGTCCTTAAGAACTTAAACAACCTCACCAACGTGCTTGGTACACAGTCCAAATATATACTTAATGGTGCCTTTCTCTCATTTGAGCCAAAACACAAGTTTAtagagctttgcatgcaggatTATGTGGCAAATTACAACCCCTGGATCTGGGGACACCAGGGCCCACAGCTCCTCACCCGTGTTTTTAAGAGGTGGTGTTCTATCCTAAGCCTCAAGAGCAGGAAAAGCTGTAATGGTGTCACCACTCTCCCACGAGAAGCCTTCTATCCCATCCCCTGGCAGGACTGGAGAAAGTATTTTGAAGTAGTGAACACTTCAGAGCTTCCTAAGCTGTTTAAAAACACCTATGCAGTACATGTCTGGAATAAGAAAAGTCAAGGGACACAATTTGAGATCACCTCTAAAGCCTTACTAGCTCAGCTGCATTCCCAATACTGCCCTTCTACCTACAAGCTAATGAAGACCTATCTCTAA